A section of the Primulina eburnea isolate SZY01 chromosome 1, ASM2296580v1, whole genome shotgun sequence genome encodes:
- the LOC140825852 gene encoding ABC transporter B family member 28-like isoform X2, which produces MEFFDRYKVGELTALLTSDLGSLNDIVSENISRDRGFRALSELLGTMCILFSLSPQLAPVLGLLMVSVSLLVAVYKRTTVSVFKAHGSVQASIADCVNEAFAAIRTVRSFGGEKHQMSIFGRQVLDYESSGITLGLFKSVNESLTRVAVYVSLMALYCLGGSKVKSGELAVGTMVSFIGYTFTLTFAVQGVVNTYGDLRGAFAATERINSVLSGAQIDEALAYALEKDLKRRKVHDSNLETLLLNGSSGMTQNRSIGYMSSLKSASNVRSLAFSGDICLEELHFSYPLRPDVEILKGLTLKLKCGTVTALVGPSGAGKSTVVQLLSRFYEPTSGRITVAGEDLRSFDKSEWARVVSIVNQEPVLFSVSVGENIAYGLPDEYVSKEDVIKAAKAANVHDFIISLPQGYDTLVGERGGLLSGGQRQRIAIARALLKNAPILILDEATSALDTVSERLVQDALNVLMKGRTTLVIAHRLSTVQSAGQIAVCSDGKISELGTHLELLEKNDQYASLVGTQRLAFE; this is translated from the exons ATGGAGTTTTTCGACAGGTACAAG GTCGGAGAACTAACGGCTCTGTTGACATCTGATTTGGGTTCTCTCAATGACATTGTCAGTGAAAATATATCAAGAGATCGAGGTTTCAGGGCACTTTCCGAG CTCCTTGGGACTATGTGCATACTTTTCTCTCTCTCTCCTCAGCTTGCTCCAGTTTTGGGCCTACTCATGGTCTCAGTTTCTTTATTAGTTG CTGTGTATAAGCGAACGACTGTAAGTGTATTTAAAGCTCATGGATCAGTCCAAGCCTCTATAGCTGACTGTGTTAATGAGGCATTTGCTGCCATACGTACA GTAAGATCATTTGGCGGAGAAAAACATCAAATGTCAATTTTTGGACGGCAG GTTCTTGATTACGAGAGTAGTGGTATAACTCTAGGGTTATTTAAGTCTGTCAATGAATCTCTAACTAGGGTTGCTGTTTATGTCTCTTTAATGGCCTTGTATTGTCTTGGAGGAAGCAAAGTAAAATCT GGTGAACTAGCTGTGGGAACCATGGTTTCTTTCATTGGATACACTTTTACGTTAACATTTGCT GTTCAAGGGGTGGTAAACACCTATGGAGATCTTCGTGGAGCTTTTGCTGCTACAGAAAGAATAAACTCAGTTTTATCTGGTGCCCAAATTGATGAAGCTCTAGCTTATGCTTTAGAAAAAGACTTGAAGAGAAGGAAAGTGCATGACTCAAATCTTGAAACTCTTTTGCTCAATGGTTCTAGTGGGATGACACAAAACAGGAGCATTGGGTATATGTCTTCCTTAAAATCTGCTAGCAATGTGCGTAGTCTAGCATTCTCCGGTGATATCTGCCTTGAAG AACTTCATTTCTCTTACCCTCTAAGGCCGGACGTGGAAATACTTAAAGGGCTCACTCTTAAGTTAAAATGTGGCACAGTGACTGCTTTAGTCGGCCCCAGTGGTGCAGGCAAAAGTACAGTCGTTCAGCTCTTATCTCGCTTTTATGAG CCAACCAGTGGCCGCATAACTGTTGCTGGGGAGGATTTGCGATCGTTTGATAAAAGTGAATGGGCTCGTGTCGTTTCCATAGTGAATCAA GAACCTGTTCTATTCTCTGTGTCTGTTGGAGAAAACATAGCTTATGGTCTGCCAGACGAATATGTTTCCAAGGAGGATGTGATAAAAGCTGCCAAGGCAGCAAACGTTCACGATTTTATAATCTCATTGCCTCAG GGTTACGACACACTAGTCGGGGAGCGTGGGGGTTTGTTAAGTGGAGGACAAAGACAG AGGATTGCGATTGCAAGGGCCCTTCTGAAGAATGCTCCAATCTTGATCCTTGATGAG GCAACGAGTGCCTTAGACACTGTTAGTGAACGCCTCGTTCAGGATGCCTTGAATGTCCTAATGAAGGGACGAACAACATTAGTAATCGCCCACAGATTGAGCACCGTTCAGAGTGCCGGTCAAATTGCTGTGTGTTCGGATGGGAAGATTTCTGAACTAGGGACACACCTTGAGTTGTTAGAAAAGAATGATCAGTATGCTTCTTTGGTTGGCACTCAAAGACTTGCATTTGAGTGA
- the LOC140825835 gene encoding calcium-dependent protein kinase 26-like has translation MSKTESLFSSCSCYRVACLNETILDAHETANLSDRYNLGAHLGWGQFGIIRECIDKFSGEVLACKSISKDRLVTQEDVRSIKLEIEIMSTLSGHPNVVDLKAVYEEEDYVHLVMELCAGGELFHKLEKHGRFSESEARVLFRHLMQVVMYCHDKGVVHRDLKPENILLATKSSSSPIKLADFGLATYIKPGQKLHGKVGSPFYIAPEVLAGGYDQAADVWSSGVILYILLSGIPPFWGKTKSRIFDAVRAADLRFQSNPWDFISDSAKQLITGMLCRDMSNRLTAQQVLDHSWVKNTMPLFRDLSKRSEQHCGLDSENDLVSPYAMTRCQDISFGIGSPNSCEIMSPTFTCKSSFSSFMVNPPTPLSETCGFSFRSSAGTNTMEFSMSVIALPSFAFFKQSFVVKHEGDDLDTAENSSGLHLIPRDGDMDLKPVEVRKSASDGARTLGLHSRRNHTISLGEFEQLDVMVTESVIRWASCTHLPTANSLRSSLVC, from the exons ATGAGCAAAACTGAATCATTGTTTAGTTCATGTAGTTGCTATCGAGTTGCGTGCTTGAACGAAACTATCTTAGATGCCCACGAGACTGCGAATTTGAGTGATCGGTATAATCTCGGAGCGCATTTGGGCTGGGGACAATTTGGAATCATACGGGAATGTATCGATAAGTTTAGTGGTGAGGTTCTAGCTTGCAAGTCTATTTCAAAAGATCGGTTAGTCACTCAAGAAGACGTACGAAGTATCAAACTCGAGATCGAAATTATGAGCACTTTATCAGGGCACCCTAACGTGGTTGACCTTAAAGCTGTTTACGAGGAGGAAGATTATGTGCATCTAGTGATGGAGCTTTGTGCTGGAGGTGAGCTTTTTCACAAGTTGGAGAAGCACGGAAGGTTTTCCGAGTCTGAGGCCAGGGTGCTTTTCCGACACTTGATGCAAGTGGTGATGTATTGTCATGATAAGGGTGTTGTTCATCGAGATTTGAAGCCAGAGAACATCCTCTTAGCAACAAAATCCTCTTCTTCACCGATAAAACTGGCCGATTTTGGCCTTGCAACCTACATAAAACCAG GACAGAAGTTACATGGTAAGGTTGGTAGTCCATTCTATATAGCCCCAGAGGTTCTTGCCGGAGGATATGATCAGGCTGCTGATGTATGGAGTTCTGGTGTGATTTTATACATTCTTCTGAGTGGGATACCACCGTTTTGGGGGAAAACAAAGTCCAGGATCTTTGATGCTGTTCGGGCTGCAGACTTGAGATTTCAGTCGAATCCATGGGATTTCATTTCTGATTCGGCAAAGCAATTGATAACAGGAATGCTTTGTAGGGACATGTCGAATCGGCTTACTGCACAGCAGGTTCTAG ATCATTCTTGGGTGAAAAATACAATGCCACTTTTCAGAGATCTAAGTAAACGAAGTGAGCAACATTGTGGACTGGATTCTGAGAATGACCTTGTTTCCCCATATGCCATGACAAGATGTCAAGATATTAGTTTTGGAATTGGATCGCCCAACAGTTGTGAAATTATGTCACCAACATTCACATGCAAGTCGTCGTTTTCTTCATTCATGGTAAACCCGCCGACGCCTTTGTCGGAAACTTGTGGGTTTTCTTTCCGTAGTAGTGCCGGAACAAATACCATGGAATTTTCTATGTCTGTCATTGCGCTGCCAAGCTTTGCTTTTTTCAAACAGAGCTTTGTGGTTAAACACGAGGGTGATGATTTGGATACAGCGGAAAATTCATCAGGACTTCACTTAATTCCTCGAG ATGGAGACATGGACTTGAAACCAGTTGAGGTCAGAAAGAGTGCATCTGATGGGGCTCGAACATTAGGTCTCCACAGCAGAAGGAACCACACAATTAGCCTCGGTGAGTTCGAGCAACTTGATGTCATGGTGACAGAGTCAGTTATTCGATGGGCGTCATGCACTCATCTCCCCACAGCCAACTCACTTAGATCCTCACTCgtttgttaa